The Acanthopagrus latus isolate v.2019 chromosome 13, fAcaLat1.1, whole genome shotgun sequence genome contains a region encoding:
- the pafah1b2 gene encoding platelet-activating factor acetylhydrolase IB subunit beta, translating into MSGDELNPAAVPRPVEDVQGDARWMSQHTRFVQECKDAEPDVLFVGDSLVQLMQQFEVWRELFSPLHALNFGLAGDTTCNVLWRLQNGELENIRPKVVVLWVGTNNHEHTAEQVAGGILAIVQLLTSRLPKAKIVVLSLLPRGERPNPLREKNAAVNGFLRQWLPRLSQAQYLDVTGDFVHSDGTIIPQDMFDFLHLTASGYRSVSKPLSDLLLQILEETPEERRASLV; encoded by the exons ATGAGCGGTGATGAATTGAACCCAGCTGCGGTGCCTCGGCCGGTGGAGGATGTGCAGGGAGATGCACGGTGGATGTCACAG cacacaAGATTTGTGCAGGAGTGTAAGGATGCTGAACCAGACGTGCTTTTTGTTGGGGATTCTTTGGTACAACTAATGCAGCAGTTTGAG GTCTGGAGGGAGTTATTCTCTCCTCTTCATGCGCTGAACTTTGGGCTGGCAGGGGACACCACCTGTAACGTGCTGTGGAGGCTGCAGAATGGAGAGCTGGAGAACATCCGTCCCAAG GTGGTGGTGTTGTGGGTAGGCACCAACAATCACGAGCACACAGCAGAGCAAGTCGCCGGAGGAATTCTTGCAATTGTACAGCTGCTCACCTCCCGCCTCCCCAAAGCGAAGATAGTTGTACTG AGTTTGCTACCTCGAGGCGAGCGTCCAAACCCTCTGAGGGAGAAGAACGCCGCTGTTAACGGGTTCCTGCGCCAGTGGCTACCACGACTGAGCCAGGCTCAGTACCTGGACGTGACCGGGGATTTCGTCCACTCTGATGGAACCATCATCCCACAGGACATGTTTGACTTCCTCCATCTGACGGCGTCGGGCTACCGCAGCGTCTCGAAGCCCCTGAGCGACCTGCTGCTTCAGATACTGGAGGAGACGCCGGAGGAGAGACGGGCGTCGCTGGTTTGA
- the mpzl2b gene encoding myelin protein zero-like protein 2b: MFSCFPMYRIWFLLLLGGGFVLPGVSGITIYTPGEVEAVNGTNVRLKCTFSSTDPVSLKTVTVSWNFRPLNSGSEESVFYYQELPYPPEHGRFKGRAVWSGDIMRKDVSITLHEVLPTFNGTYTCQVRNLPDVHGSSGEIVLSVVNKASLSEISLLAAAVGGACAVILVLLGIFVAVRFYRRKHMANDTEMSVREQEWKDPTVCSPEEAVHLKKLMRKKEADSSDDEESEPSSGDDEEEEGLEEEDDDDDDDDDYADDDGGDDD, from the exons atgttttcatgtttcccCATGTATCGGATATGGTTTCTGCTTCTCCTGGGAGGAGGATTCGTGCTGCCAG GGGTCAGTGGAATAACTATCTACACTCCGGGTGAGGTGGAAGCAGTCAACGGGACAAATGTGAGACTGAAGTGCACCTTCTCCTCCACTGACCCAGTGTCGCTCAAGACCGTCACGGTGTCCTGGAACTTTCGTCCTTTAAATTCAGGATCGGAGGAGTCG gtCTTTTACTACCAGGAGTTACCGTACCCTCCGGAGCATGGCCGTTTTAAAGGCCGCGCGGTGTGGTCGGGAGATATTATGAGAAAGGATGTCTCCATCACCCTGCATGAGGTGCTCCCGACCTTTAATGGCACCTACACCTGCCAGGTGCGCAACCTTCCAGATGTGCACGGCAGCAGTGGAGAGATCGTCCTCTCGGTCGTCAACAAAG CTTCCCTATCTGAGATCAGCCTCCTGGCGGCAGCAGTCGGAGGCGCCTGCGCCGTAATCCTGGTCCTGCTCGGTATCTTCGTGGCGGTGAGATTCTACAGGAGGAAGCACATGGCCAACGACACTGAGATGAGCGTGCGGGAGCAAGAGTGGAAGGACCCGACCGTGTG TTCGCCTGAAGAGGCAGTTCATCTGAAAAAGTTGATGAGGAAGAAAGAAGCTGACAGTTCAGATGATGAAGAGTCTGAACCCAGCAGtggagatgatgaggaagaggaaggccttgaagaggaagatgatgatgatgatgatgatgatgactatgCTGacgatgatggtggtgatgatgattaa
- the scn4bb gene encoding sodium channel, voltage-gated, type IV, beta b isoform X1: MEVQWVGVEPPRLGPPHSAVSLIFAIVLGLWSSQALEMSVGKIPFLEAVNGSTVMLPCTYASCIGIKNLYFSWQFNDNGTMQKVCDSVISSEGVVPTVKIYRERVEFVGKNDHNNISILLWNITFDDGGYYTCYGRNPKEKDKNHSAIFHLIVVDELRVVDNTLATIIASCVGGGIALLMGFMLLKNFTLFVLAKLEEKNKECLVTSSGIDNTENGLSGSKADSKPTPKKK, encoded by the exons ATGGAGGTCCAGTGGGTTGGGGTTGAACCCCCGAGGTTGGGCCCTCCACACTCAGCCGTCAGCCTGATTTTCGCCATAGTGCTCG GCCTGTGGTCTTCTCAGGCCCTTGAGATGTCCGTGGGGAAGATTCCCTTCCTGGAGGCGGTGAACGGCAGCACAGTAATGCTGCCTTGCACATACGCCAGCTGCATCGGCATCAAGAACCTCTACTTCAGCTGGCAGTTCAATGACAACGGCACCATGCAGAAG GTGTGCGACTCGGTGATATCGTCAGAGGGGGTGGTGCCAACCGTGAAAATATATCGGGAGCGGGTGGAGTTTGTGGGGAAAAACGATCACAACAACATCTCCATCTTGCTGTGGAACATCACCTTCGATGACGGAGGCTACTACACTTGTTATGGAcgcaaccccaaagagaaggACAAGAACCACAGTGCCATCTTCCACCTCATTGTGGTGGACGAGT TGAGGGTGGTGGACAACACGCTGGCCACCATCATAGCCTCATGTGTGGGCGGAGGCATCGCGTTGCTAATGGGCTTCATGTTGCTCAAGAACTTCACTCTGTTTGTTCTTGCCAAGCTTGAGGagaaaaa TAAGGAGTGCCTTGTAACTTCATCAGGGATCgacaacacagaaaatggcCTCTCAGGATCCAAAGCTGATTCAAAACCGacaccaaaaaagaaatga
- the scn4bb gene encoding sodium channel, voltage-gated, type IV, beta b isoform X2 has product MSVGKIPFLEAVNGSTVMLPCTYASCIGIKNLYFSWQFNDNGTMQKVCDSVISSEGVVPTVKIYRERVEFVGKNDHNNISILLWNITFDDGGYYTCYGRNPKEKDKNHSAIFHLIVVDELRVVDNTLATIIASCVGGGIALLMGFMLLKNFTLFVLAKLEEKNKECLVTSSGIDNTENGLSGSKADSKPTPKKK; this is encoded by the exons ATGTCCGTGGGGAAGATTCCCTTCCTGGAGGCGGTGAACGGCAGCACAGTAATGCTGCCTTGCACATACGCCAGCTGCATCGGCATCAAGAACCTCTACTTCAGCTGGCAGTTCAATGACAACGGCACCATGCAGAAG GTGTGCGACTCGGTGATATCGTCAGAGGGGGTGGTGCCAACCGTGAAAATATATCGGGAGCGGGTGGAGTTTGTGGGGAAAAACGATCACAACAACATCTCCATCTTGCTGTGGAACATCACCTTCGATGACGGAGGCTACTACACTTGTTATGGAcgcaaccccaaagagaaggACAAGAACCACAGTGCCATCTTCCACCTCATTGTGGTGGACGAGT TGAGGGTGGTGGACAACACGCTGGCCACCATCATAGCCTCATGTGTGGGCGGAGGCATCGCGTTGCTAATGGGCTTCATGTTGCTCAAGAACTTCACTCTGTTTGTTCTTGCCAAGCTTGAGGagaaaaa TAAGGAGTGCCTTGTAACTTCATCAGGGATCgacaacacagaaaatggcCTCTCAGGATCCAAAGCTGATTCAAAACCGacaccaaaaaagaaatga